In Mongoliitalea daihaiensis, one DNA window encodes the following:
- a CDS encoding SusC/RagA family TonB-linked outer membrane protein, with protein sequence MRYKNLIWMLVLMLLASPVLVVAQTSQTIRIQSSIKDTKGTPIASAFILTDEEEVLGTTNENGEFDIQITPNSLLIFRAEGFESKVVRISGQTEEIILVPEWESRRVNTAFQSKDRSNLMGGVSFVNIPELLEKNYFTWTLDNMEGFAPGFHGNIWGNNEYLLLVDGVPRDPGSVMPIEIEQITFLKGVSAVALYGSRAAKGVIMVTTKRGSVGKQTINVRANTGVHAAREIPKYLGSAEYMTLFNEARVNDGLQPLFSQEEIFNHGSGSNPYRYPNLDFYSNDYLQKAYSRHDATMEIAGGNDRARYYTNLGMMSEGSLLNFGQAAQNRNERFNVRGNVDMNLTNFISGFADAAVIFYNGRGVNTDFWQGAATIRPNRFSPLVPISMIEGDDAVSQNFIQNSSHLIGGQYLLGGTQLEQTNPIADIYAGGSNVFTSRQYQFNTGVNADLRNIAEGLTFNYRFGLDYQTSYVLAFNNEYAVYQPQWNNYAGQDLITGLTRFRQDASTRTQNISGNRFQQTMSMSAQLNYNTVIDEKHEISAMLIASGFQTGVSQMYHRVSNANLGIHLGYNYQNRFLAEFNGAIIHSARLPEQNRRAFSPTGSLGWRLSNEGFLKNSSVVNNLLVSVSGGIVHTDLDIMDYYLYEQVFTQQGDGTVFYTWKDGLNNITTISRRGANPGMRFPKREEVNIGVEGSFFNNKVYFNGSAFISRMTGLLVQRSDIYPTYFATGFPASSFIPFENYNADQRTGFDFNLNVKEKVGAVNLNIGLVGTYYATKAIQRGENWLDEYQVREGRPIDGIWGLRNAGFFNSSAQIGLSPTQIFGEVAPGDIRYIDQNGDDRITPQDEVFLGRGGWFGAPLTMGLNVTAQWKNFTFFALGMWRSGAHAMRNSSYFWISGDAKYSEVVRDRWTPATAETAEYPRLTTLNGANNFRNSDFWLYSTNRFDLARVQVTYRIPADKFFGGAFIKGMDVYMNGANLLTLGPNRKILTTNIGSAPQTHFFNLGLAAQF encoded by the coding sequence ATGAGATATAAAAATTTAATTTGGATGTTGGTTTTGATGCTACTTGCAAGCCCAGTGCTAGTAGTGGCACAGACCAGCCAAACCATACGGATACAATCATCAATCAAAGACACGAAGGGTACGCCAATTGCGTCAGCATTCATCTTGACTGATGAAGAGGAAGTTTTGGGAACTACTAATGAGAACGGAGAATTTGATATTCAGATAACTCCAAACTCGCTATTGATCTTCAGAGCAGAAGGCTTTGAATCAAAAGTTGTAAGGATTTCCGGTCAGACCGAAGAAATAATTTTGGTTCCAGAATGGGAATCTAGAAGAGTCAATACAGCATTTCAATCAAAGGATAGGTCCAATCTAATGGGTGGAGTTTCATTTGTAAACATTCCTGAACTCTTAGAGAAAAACTATTTCACTTGGACTTTGGACAACATGGAAGGTTTTGCACCTGGTTTCCATGGAAATATCTGGGGTAACAATGAATACTTACTTTTAGTAGACGGTGTTCCAAGAGATCCAGGAAGTGTGATGCCTATTGAAATCGAGCAAATTACATTCTTGAAGGGTGTGTCTGCGGTGGCTCTTTATGGTAGTCGTGCAGCTAAAGGTGTAATCATGGTTACCACCAAACGTGGTAGTGTAGGAAAGCAGACGATTAATGTAAGAGCCAATACAGGTGTACATGCCGCTCGGGAAATTCCTAAATATTTAGGATCAGCCGAATACATGACCTTGTTTAATGAAGCAAGAGTCAATGATGGATTACAACCTTTATTTTCTCAGGAAGAAATCTTTAATCACGGTTCTGGTTCAAATCCTTACCGTTATCCTAATTTGGATTTTTATTCCAATGACTATCTGCAAAAAGCTTATAGTAGACATGATGCTACTATGGAGATTGCAGGTGGAAATGACAGGGCAAGGTATTACACCAATTTGGGTATGATGTCCGAAGGTTCGTTATTGAACTTTGGCCAAGCTGCACAAAATAGAAACGAGCGATTTAATGTCAGAGGTAATGTTGACATGAACCTAACGAATTTCATTTCAGGTTTTGCGGATGCAGCTGTAATATTCTACAATGGGAGAGGAGTAAATACTGACTTTTGGCAAGGTGCTGCGACCATAAGACCTAATCGTTTTTCTCCTTTGGTTCCAATCAGTATGATAGAGGGCGATGATGCCGTTTCTCAAAACTTCATTCAGAATAGTAGTCACCTTATCGGAGGACAGTATTTGCTTGGCGGTACACAACTTGAGCAAACCAACCCAATAGCAGATATCTATGCTGGAGGTTCCAATGTGTTTACAAGTAGACAGTATCAATTCAATACTGGGGTAAATGCAGATTTGAGAAATATTGCAGAAGGGTTGACTTTCAACTACAGATTTGGATTAGATTATCAGACCTCCTATGTGCTAGCATTCAATAATGAATATGCAGTGTATCAGCCTCAGTGGAATAATTATGCCGGTCAGGATCTGATTACAGGTTTGACTCGTTTTAGACAGGACGCAAGTACACGTACTCAAAATATCAGTGGGAACAGATTTCAGCAAACGATGTCTATGTCTGCTCAATTGAATTATAACACTGTAATCGATGAGAAGCATGAGATTTCAGCGATGTTGATCGCGAGTGGATTCCAGACGGGTGTTTCACAAATGTACCACAGGGTAAGTAATGCCAATTTGGGGATACATCTAGGCTACAATTATCAAAACAGATTCCTTGCTGAATTTAATGGAGCTATCATTCACTCTGCAAGATTACCCGAGCAAAATCGACGAGCATTTTCGCCAACGGGATCATTGGGATGGAGATTGAGTAATGAAGGGTTTTTGAAAAATTCATCTGTAGTAAATAATTTATTGGTTTCTGTATCAGGCGGTATTGTCCACACCGATTTAGATATCATGGATTATTATTTGTACGAGCAGGTATTTACGCAGCAGGGGGATGGTACTGTTTTTTACACTTGGAAAGATGGATTGAACAACATTACTACTATCTCCAGAAGAGGTGCTAATCCAGGAATGAGATTTCCAAAGAGAGAAGAAGTCAATATCGGAGTCGAAGGATCCTTTTTCAATAACAAGGTGTACTTCAATGGTTCTGCATTCATCAGTAGAATGACTGGCTTATTGGTTCAAAGAAGCGATATCTATCCAACTTATTTTGCAACAGGTTTTCCTGCATCATCTTTCATTCCTTTCGAAAACTATAATGCTGATCAGCGAACAGGCTTTGATTTCAACTTAAATGTGAAGGAAAAAGTAGGCGCTGTGAATCTGAATATAGGACTTGTAGGAACATACTATGCTACCAAAGCGATCCAAAGAGGGGAAAATTGGCTAGACGAGTATCAAGTTAGAGAAGGTAGACCAATCGATGGAATATGGGGTTTGAGAAATGCTGGTTTTTTCAATAGCAGCGCTCAAATAGGATTATCTCCAACTCAAATCTTTGGAGAAGTTGCGCCCGGAGATATTCGATACATTGATCAAAATGGAGATGACAGAATTACTCCTCAAGATGAAGTTTTCTTGGGTAGAGGTGGATGGTTTGGTGCTCCGTTGACAATGGGTCTGAATGTGACAGCTCAGTGGAAAAACTTTACCTTCTTTGCTCTAGGTATGTGGAGAAGTGGAGCTCATGCCATGCGTAATAGCTCTTACTTCTGGATTTCTGGAGATGCAAAGTACTCAGAAGTTGTCAGAGACCGATGGACTCCAGCTACTGCTGAAACAGCAGAATATCCTCGATTGACTACCTTGAATGGTGCCAACAACTTCAGAAACTCTGATTTCTGGTTGTACAGTACCAATAGGTTTGATTTGGCAAGAGTACAAGTAACGTATCGTATACCTGCCGACAAATTCTTCGGAGGAGCATTCATCAAAGGAATGGATGTGTATATGAACGGTGCTAACCTACTTACCTTGGGACCTAATCGAAAGATTTTGACTACCAATATTGGTTCTGCTCCTCAGACACACTTCTTTAATCTTGGTTTAGCTGCTCAGTTTTAA
- a CDS encoding cellulase family glycosylhydrolase: MSRLMPIFIGFLVFFFSCNSIDSEDIQENEFENPEESKEEQVAITWPLSTPELKVQGRHLVDPCGNEVLLHGVAITTSPWFNGGHVGIWRWNDYDVAGCLNYNRSVMNTLSEGNGEWYLNMIRLHMDPYWSNEPGPPIPENDISRFSFERFVRSVEEVILPLVDHAENRGMYVIFRPPGVCPQRIAVGDEYFDYLMRIWDHISKLPQLKNRKHVMFELANEPIEVLGTNGIHGSDTQPHFDALKLFFQPMVDLIRANGAENVLWIPGSGYQSHYRGFPNNPIEDDNYGYAVHIYPGYWGQDNNDPVTFRRNWNTHIKPVADIAPIAITEIDWGPEEYLVWGKGGVTGTPGTWGFGSNFKVLADELGNISWNLLMPENLIHNGDPQGDVAYNRNPEACAYPVYNWFREYASEKISCGS, from the coding sequence ATGTCTCGTTTGATGCCTATTTTCATAGGCTTCCTGGTATTTTTTTTCTCTTGTAATTCCATTGATTCAGAAGATATTCAAGAAAATGAATTTGAAAATCCAGAAGAATCAAAAGAAGAACAAGTGGCTATTACTTGGCCACTTTCTACGCCTGAATTGAAAGTTCAAGGAAGACACCTTGTAGATCCATGTGGGAATGAGGTGCTGCTTCATGGAGTTGCCATCACAACGAGTCCGTGGTTTAATGGAGGGCATGTAGGTATCTGGAGATGGAATGATTACGATGTGGCGGGTTGTCTCAATTACAATAGATCCGTGATGAATACCTTGTCTGAGGGCAATGGAGAATGGTATTTGAATATGATTAGGTTACATATGGATCCTTATTGGAGTAATGAACCTGGTCCTCCTATACCAGAGAATGATATCTCTCGATTTAGTTTTGAAAGATTTGTCAGATCTGTGGAGGAAGTGATCCTGCCTTTGGTAGACCATGCCGAAAATAGAGGTATGTATGTAATCTTTAGACCTCCAGGCGTTTGTCCCCAAAGAATTGCGGTTGGGGATGAGTACTTTGATTACCTGATGAGAATTTGGGATCATATTTCAAAACTGCCCCAATTGAAAAACCGCAAGCATGTCATGTTTGAACTTGCCAATGAACCTATAGAAGTTTTAGGTACTAATGGCATACATGGAAGCGATACCCAACCTCACTTTGATGCTTTGAAGCTCTTTTTCCAACCTATGGTGGATTTGATCAGAGCTAATGGGGCTGAAAATGTGCTCTGGATTCCTGGTTCAGGTTACCAATCACATTATAGAGGCTTCCCTAATAATCCTATAGAGGATGATAATTATGGATATGCTGTCCACATCTATCCAGGATACTGGGGACAGGATAACAATGATCCGGTCACCTTTAGAAGAAATTGGAATACCCACATCAAACCAGTAGCAGACATCGCTCCTATAGCCATCACAGAGATTGATTGGGGTCCGGAAGAATATTTGGTTTGGGGTAAAGGCGGAGTAACTGGTACTCCCGGTACTTGGGGATTCGGTTCCAACTTTAAAGTTTTGGCTGATGAGTTAGGGAATATCAGTTGGAACTTATTGATGCCTGAAAATCTCATTCATAATGGCGATCCGCAAGGTGATGTTGCCTACAATAGAAACCCTGAAGCCTGTGCATACCCAGTTTATAATTGGTTTAGAGAATACGCTAGCGAGAAAATAAGCTGCGGTTCCTGA
- a CDS encoding DUF5627 domain-containing protein: MKKIIIVLIAVIGISSCVNQDWQFPDFDFQSVYFAHQYPVRTITLGEDIFDTTLDNERKFRVMATTGGVYENRNDIRLEIAYDPSLVENLLFSQGGREVKVLPTEYFQMTESEIVIPRGSIIGGVEVQLTGAFFNDPEAIRNTYVFPLRIVSAANVDTVLRGSSPLPNPNRHVAGDWEALPKDFVLYAVKYVNEWHGIYLRRGLDVITGKPGHESLTEQVIRRERFVEQDELKDLHTQSLTTIDFPLTLQGNDGVSQVINLRLEFNNQGNCTISSATEGVTASGTGSFVKRGEKQSWGNQDRDALYLQYELDLPTMRVVTTDTLVMRNRGVGLEFFNPVVQ; encoded by the coding sequence ATGAAAAAAATAATAATTGTATTAATCGCCGTCATAGGCATCAGCTCTTGTGTCAATCAGGACTGGCAGTTCCCAGACTTTGATTTCCAGAGCGTGTATTTTGCCCATCAGTATCCTGTAAGGACAATAACCTTGGGTGAAGATATCTTTGATACGACGCTCGACAATGAGCGTAAATTCAGAGTAATGGCTACTACAGGTGGTGTGTATGAAAACAGAAATGATATTCGCTTAGAGATTGCATATGATCCATCCTTAGTTGAAAATCTTTTGTTTTCACAAGGTGGGCGTGAAGTGAAAGTTTTACCGACAGAGTATTTCCAAATGACCGAATCTGAAATTGTGATTCCAAGAGGTTCTATCATTGGCGGTGTGGAGGTTCAACTGACAGGCGCTTTCTTCAATGATCCTGAGGCTATTCGAAATACTTATGTATTTCCTTTAAGAATTGTATCTGCTGCAAATGTGGATACTGTCCTTCGAGGTTCTTCTCCTTTACCAAATCCAAATAGACATGTGGCTGGAGATTGGGAGGCTTTACCAAAAGACTTTGTCCTCTATGCAGTAAAATATGTTAACGAGTGGCATGGTATCTACTTGCGAAGAGGCTTGGATGTCATCACAGGTAAACCTGGTCATGAAAGTCTTACGGAGCAAGTGATTCGTAGAGAACGATTTGTAGAGCAGGACGAGTTGAAAGACCTTCATACGCAATCGTTGACTACCATTGATTTTCCATTGACTCTTCAAGGCAACGATGGAGTAAGTCAAGTGATCAATCTTAGGTTAGAATTTAACAATCAGGGAAATTGCACAATTTCTTCTGCTACAGAAGGTGTGACTGCTTCGGGTACTGGCTCTTTTGTCAAGAGGGGTGAGAAGCAAAGTTGGGGAAATCAAGATCGTGATGCCTTGTATTTGCAATATGAGCTTGATCTGCCAACGATGAGAGTTGTGACAACTGATACACTTGTTATGAGAAATCGTGGTGTCGGTTTGGAGTTTTTTAATCCTGTAGTACAATAA
- a CDS encoding RagB/SusD family nutrient uptake outer membrane protein produces MKNIKNIVGMLAVVMVMNTSCDDLFEPAIQNNRDIESSYNEPRFAQGLIINGYARIPRNGWQFNDMATDDAVANNENNAFFNMASGQWAADNNPVNQWQNSKAAIQYLNLMIETSDSVSFVVNNPMLDRMFADRIKGEALGLRALFMYHLLQAHGGMADGQMLGVQLFTEAQNLNSQFNLPRNTFQECMEQLYSDVQEAIDLLPLDYENVASEEDVPQRYRAMGANRNDYNRVFGEDARQLLSGRIARAIRAQAALMAASPAFSQGNNTTWEDAARYAGEILSLNGGVSGLAPTGLTWYTNVNEINNLGGGVNQGEILWRTSLGGPSSNLEAAHFPPTQFGNGLLNPTQNLVDAFPSIDGYPIDHPNSSYNPADPYANRDPRFNHYIIRNGNTAGPNNQVINTAADGGTNDGINRVEVSTRTGYYMRKLLRQDVNLNPVSVNGQLHVMPRIRYTELYLIYAEAANEAWGPLAAGTYGFSAYDVIKAIRQRAGIGLTNGDAYLESIRNDQNAMRQLIRNERRLELCFEGFRFWDIRRWNLNLTEPARGVRIQNNSFQVINVQNRVFGEHMKYGPVPLSELLKYNALRQNTGW; encoded by the coding sequence ATGAAGAATATTAAAAATATAGTGGGAATGCTGGCAGTAGTCATGGTAATGAATACTTCCTGTGATGACCTATTTGAACCTGCTATTCAAAATAACAGGGATATTGAAAGTAGTTATAACGAACCACGATTTGCTCAAGGATTGATTATCAATGGATATGCTCGCATTCCGCGGAATGGGTGGCAATTCAACGATATGGCTACTGACGATGCCGTGGCAAACAATGAAAACAATGCCTTCTTCAACATGGCAAGTGGTCAATGGGCAGCAGATAATAATCCTGTCAATCAATGGCAAAATTCAAAGGCTGCTATTCAGTACTTGAACTTGATGATTGAAACTTCTGACAGTGTTTCATTTGTGGTCAATAATCCTATGTTGGACCGCATGTTTGCAGATAGAATCAAAGGTGAGGCATTAGGCCTAAGAGCTTTGTTCATGTATCATTTATTACAGGCGCATGGAGGAATGGCTGACGGTCAAATGTTGGGAGTTCAGTTATTTACTGAGGCCCAAAACTTAAACTCACAATTCAACTTGCCACGGAATACTTTCCAAGAGTGTATGGAACAATTGTATTCCGATGTTCAGGAAGCAATTGATTTGTTACCCTTGGATTATGAGAATGTAGCTAGTGAAGAAGACGTTCCTCAGCGCTACAGAGCTATGGGGGCCAATCGAAATGATTATAATCGCGTTTTCGGAGAGGATGCGAGACAATTATTAAGTGGTAGAATCGCTCGTGCAATTAGAGCGCAAGCAGCATTGATGGCAGCAAGCCCTGCATTTAGCCAAGGCAATAATACCACTTGGGAAGATGCGGCAAGATACGCTGGCGAAATCTTAAGCCTGAATGGTGGTGTTTCTGGATTAGCTCCAACAGGATTGACTTGGTACACAAATGTCAATGAAATCAATAACTTGGGTGGCGGTGTCAATCAAGGAGAGATTTTATGGAGAACATCCTTAGGAGGTCCTTCCAGTAACTTGGAAGCAGCCCATTTCCCTCCAACACAATTTGGAAATGGTCTCTTGAATCCAACCCAAAACTTGGTAGATGCATTTCCATCAATTGATGGATATCCCATCGATCATCCAAATAGCTCTTACAATCCAGCCGATCCCTATGCGAATAGAGACCCACGTTTCAATCATTACATTATCCGCAATGGGAATACTGCAGGACCAAACAATCAAGTGATCAATACGGCAGCCGATGGAGGCACCAATGATGGGATCAACCGAGTTGAAGTATCCACACGAACCGGTTATTATATGCGCAAGCTCTTAAGACAAGATGTGAATTTGAACCCTGTTTCTGTCAACGGTCAGCTACATGTGATGCCAAGAATTCGATATACTGAATTGTATTTAATTTATGCTGAGGCTGCGAATGAGGCTTGGGGTCCTTTGGCGGCTGGTACGTATGGTTTTTCTGCATACGATGTGATCAAAGCTATTCGACAGCGTGCTGGAATTGGCTTAACGAATGGAGATGCATATCTAGAGTCGATTAGAAATGACCAAAATGCAATGCGTCAGTTGATTCGAAATGAAAGAAGATTGGAGCTTTGCTTCGAAGGTTTCCGATTCTGGGATATCAGAAGATGGAATTTAAACTTGACTGAACCTGCACGAGGTGTGAGAATTCAAAACAATAGTTTTCAGGTCATCAATGTTCAGAATAGGGTGTTTGGAGAACACATGAAATATGGTCCAGTTCCTTTGAGTGAATTACTGAAGTATAATGCACTTAGACAAAACACAGGCTGGTAA
- a CDS encoding endo-1,4-beta-xylanase gives MKKIIYSIGVLGLLSLASCADFGALDDFQVEKPLSVEMQEEINSFGDLLDYVEELNNPNFRVGISLPMSDYTNQGVRFRLINRNFNEFSPSSGMDHRTVVQNNGNLNLVQVQALLEMADSREINVFGSPLVWHRNQNASFLNSQLSPLIVNSPAFMNELNVSELSGGNLDNWASSQGVTFEPNQGMGAGTPAVKLSAGMAVSSPSDVSFSSPSINIIPGRTYEVIAYIKSDQPGEGRFTFEGLSNNEPALAWGGSGAATETFTTSISWKEIRFRVSDFTGESFRFNLELGYESGVNYFLDINNLYVYDLEGDPVINNLISGGDFDGGIAWGGWGNNSVRGVTEEGMGVGNEGRAFFVTNPSLTGGFWEVQTLYQLAAPVNNGETYRLSFWVRGDAEGVIRPELQSPNFSSNGFGQVFVTPEWRFVSVTTTATADDRNRFIISYGEFAGTVYIDQVVLSSEAFTGGSTTIVEKTEVEKTSIISTQMERYISQFVGETKGQITERVVVAEPIHESNTSLIRTGVGLTPGEGEFYWQDYIGKDYGVEAFKLARQFGNSGDVLYISESGMEANLAKCEALIDYVSYIEQNGGQVDGIAARMVLNLNSNMENVAQMFRLLAATGKKVKISALEVRLNDANPSVVALITQGEAYKQVISLYLDLIPSNQQAGITFAAPIDGTDSARSGLWTSGLVRKHAYAGIAEGFQR, from the coding sequence ATGAAAAAAATTATCTATTCAATTGGTGTTTTAGGGTTGCTAAGCTTAGCATCATGTGCGGATTTTGGTGCTCTGGATGATTTTCAAGTGGAAAAACCCTTGAGCGTTGAGATGCAGGAAGAAATTAACAGTTTCGGCGATTTATTGGATTATGTTGAGGAGCTGAATAATCCCAACTTCAGAGTAGGGATCTCCTTACCTATGAGTGATTATACCAATCAAGGCGTACGATTTAGATTGATTAATCGTAACTTCAATGAGTTTTCTCCTTCTTCTGGCATGGACCATAGGACTGTTGTCCAAAACAATGGTAACTTAAATTTAGTCCAAGTTCAGGCATTGTTAGAGATGGCAGATTCACGTGAAATCAATGTTTTTGGAAGCCCACTTGTTTGGCACAGAAATCAAAATGCAAGCTTCTTAAATAGTCAATTATCACCATTGATTGTAAATTCTCCCGCATTTATGAATGAGTTAAATGTGAGCGAGTTATCTGGTGGTAACCTTGATAATTGGGCTAGTTCACAAGGAGTAACCTTTGAACCGAATCAGGGGATGGGTGCTGGTACTCCGGCTGTGAAATTATCTGCAGGTATGGCTGTCAGTAGTCCATCAGATGTAAGTTTTAGCTCTCCTTCTATCAATATTATTCCTGGTCGTACGTATGAGGTGATAGCCTATATCAAATCTGATCAGCCAGGAGAAGGCAGATTTACTTTTGAAGGTCTATCAAATAATGAGCCTGCACTAGCATGGGGAGGTTCAGGGGCTGCAACTGAAACATTTACTACTTCTATTTCTTGGAAAGAAATTCGTTTTCGTGTAAGTGATTTTACAGGAGAAAGTTTCCGATTTAATTTAGAATTAGGCTATGAGTCTGGTGTAAATTATTTCTTGGATATCAATAATTTGTATGTGTATGACCTAGAAGGTGATCCAGTAATCAATAATTTGATTTCTGGTGGTGATTTTGATGGCGGTATTGCTTGGGGAGGATGGGGAAATAATTCTGTCCGCGGTGTAACTGAAGAAGGTATGGGGGTCGGAAACGAAGGGCGCGCTTTCTTTGTCACAAATCCTTCATTAACTGGCGGCTTCTGGGAAGTGCAAACGTTATATCAATTGGCTGCTCCTGTTAACAATGGTGAAACATACCGATTGAGCTTCTGGGTTCGTGGAGATGCTGAAGGTGTTATTCGTCCGGAATTGCAAAGCCCTAATTTCTCATCCAATGGTTTCGGTCAAGTCTTTGTAACGCCTGAGTGGAGATTTGTATCCGTTACAACTACAGCGACTGCTGACGATAGAAATCGATTTATCATTAGTTACGGTGAATTTGCAGGGACTGTTTACATTGATCAGGTTGTCTTATCAAGTGAGGCCTTTACTGGTGGTTCGACCACAATAGTTGAAAAGACCGAAGTAGAAAAGACGTCTATCATCAGTACACAGATGGAGCGTTACATCAGTCAGTTTGTTGGAGAAACCAAAGGTCAAATAACTGAACGTGTTGTGGTAGCTGAGCCAATTCATGAATCCAATACAAGTCTTATTCGTACTGGAGTTGGATTAACTCCAGGTGAGGGGGAATTCTACTGGCAGGATTATATTGGAAAGGATTATGGGGTGGAGGCATTCAAGCTTGCTAGGCAATTTGGGAACTCAGGCGATGTTTTATATATCAGCGAAAGCGGAATGGAAGCCAATCTTGCTAAGTGCGAAGCATTGATTGATTATGTCTCATACATAGAGCAAAACGGTGGTCAAGTTGACGGAATTGCAGCACGCATGGTTTTGAATTTAAATTCTAACATGGAAAATGTTGCACAGATGTTTAGACTGTTAGCCGCTACTGGCAAAAAAGTTAAAATCAGTGCCCTAGAGGTAAGATTGAATGACGCAAATCCATCTGTAGTTGCATTGATTACACAGGGAGAGGCTTACAAGCAGGTTATTAGCCTTTACTTGGATTTGATTCCTTCTAATCAACAAGCAGGTATCACTTTCGCAGCTCCTATTGATGGAACAGATTCAGCAAGATCGGGTCTTTGGACTTCTGGTTTAGTCCGCAAACATGCCTATGCGGGTATTGCTGAAGGTTTTCAGAGATAA